Proteins from a genomic interval of Streptomyces fodineus:
- a CDS encoding MFS transporter, which produces MEQRGTGLPGEFRLLVTAYAVTSYGSYLNMIALNLFVYELTGSAFGMGLFLAVRLACGAAAGLVAGPLVARVPRKRIMLWSNVAPAATLVLLVLVPPAGRTAVLLLNAVVTGGGTTLFLVALRSAVPDMVGMDRRDRANSLTVIARSLAMVVGFASAGLVVAWRGYPATFLIDAASFAICAAAVASLPLTGSAAHESPATPGGGRPGRTRATLGTLLVLMIGLRTMDALGSSSHNSALPVYSALIDRADPAGFVSRFLTCWAVGNIVVQQGIRLRAKSRGRTVGAFGFALGTVLMSTAFILGFAGLPTVITMAIAVGAGCADGLTEVSYANYLQTLPGTRRDRVFGLSATAENLGFGTGMLATSFLLDRLSPFAVVAASHGVTAVIGLLFCIGLWRHARRTGRAGHVGTSDRDHRDVTEVPGG; this is translated from the coding sequence GTGGAACAACGGGGCACGGGGCTACCAGGAGAGTTCCGACTGCTGGTCACGGCGTACGCGGTGACGTCGTACGGCAGCTACCTCAACATGATCGCGCTGAACCTGTTCGTCTACGAGCTGACCGGCAGCGCGTTCGGCATGGGGCTGTTCCTCGCGGTGCGGCTGGCGTGCGGCGCGGCGGCGGGGCTGGTGGCCGGCCCGCTCGTGGCCAGGGTGCCGCGCAAACGGATCATGTTGTGGAGCAATGTGGCACCGGCCGCGACGTTGGTGCTGCTGGTGCTCGTCCCGCCGGCCGGACGTACGGCGGTGCTGTTGCTCAACGCGGTGGTCACCGGCGGCGGCACCACGCTGTTCCTGGTCGCGCTGCGCAGCGCGGTTCCGGACATGGTCGGCATGGATCGGCGCGACCGGGCGAACTCGCTGACGGTGATCGCGCGATCGCTGGCCATGGTAGTCGGCTTCGCCTCGGCCGGACTGGTGGTCGCATGGCGGGGCTACCCGGCGACTTTCCTGATCGACGCGGCGAGTTTCGCGATCTGTGCGGCGGCCGTCGCGTCGCTGCCGCTGACCGGGTCGGCCGCGCACGAATCGCCGGCCACGCCCGGCGGCGGCCGGCCCGGCCGGACGCGGGCGACACTGGGCACGCTGCTCGTGCTCATGATCGGGCTGCGGACGATGGACGCGCTGGGCTCCTCCTCGCACAACAGCGCCCTGCCGGTCTATTCGGCCTTGATCGACCGCGCCGACCCTGCCGGATTCGTCAGCCGGTTTCTGACCTGCTGGGCGGTGGGCAACATCGTCGTGCAGCAGGGCATTCGCCTGCGTGCCAAAAGCCGCGGTCGAACCGTCGGCGCGTTCGGCTTCGCGCTCGGCACGGTGCTGATGTCCACCGCCTTCATCCTCGGTTTCGCCGGCCTGCCAACGGTGATCACGATGGCGATCGCGGTCGGGGCCGGCTGTGCCGACGGGCTGACCGAGGTGTCCTACGCCAACTACCTGCAGACTCTGCCGGGCACCAGGCGCGACCGGGTGTTCGGCCTGTCGGCCACGGCCGAGAACCTCGGCTTCGGGACGGGCATGCTCGCCACCTCGTTCCTGCTCGACCGCCTTTCGCCGTTCGCGGTCGTGGCGGCCTCGCACGGGGTCACGGCGGTGATCGGCCTGCTGTTCTGCATCGGACTCTGGCGGCACGCGAGAAGAACGGGAAGGGCTGGGCATGTGGGCACATCGGATCGCGATCATCGGGATGTCACTGAGGTTCCCGGGGGCTGA
- the sbnA gene encoding 2,3-diaminopropionate biosynthesis protein SbnA: protein MLHRRADQFLIERIQQIRRGLTGTPLITLANEQCDLVAKLEFCNPTGSSKDRSALWILEQAIGRGEIAHDTTVVESSSGNFALALAFYCRMLGIPFVPVIDPNCNEATETQLRLLCERVEKVCLRDTAGSYLKTRLSRVQELLAELDSAYWPNQYANPDARDAHYRFTAGELIAQAGPLDYLFVGVGTGGTIAGLSHRIKETYPGCVVVAVDAEGSVIFGGPPKKRRIPGIGSSIVPPLCGQALIDHVEIVPETRAVEACAALATTYGLYAGGSTGSTYAAVQDYFAQHPPGPHRPRVAFIAADRGHAYAQTIHDPTWARQLHAQTLQPPGIETLAVN, encoded by the coding sequence ATGCTCCACAGGCGCGCTGATCAATTCCTGATCGAACGGATACAGCAAATCCGCAGGGGCCTCACGGGAACCCCGCTGATAACCCTGGCCAACGAGCAGTGCGACCTCGTCGCGAAGCTGGAATTCTGCAATCCCACCGGAAGCAGCAAGGACCGTTCGGCACTGTGGATTCTGGAACAGGCAATCGGCCGCGGCGAGATAGCGCACGACACCACGGTGGTCGAGTCGTCGTCCGGCAATTTCGCGCTGGCCCTGGCCTTCTACTGCCGCATGCTCGGTATCCCGTTCGTCCCGGTCATCGATCCCAACTGCAACGAGGCCACCGAAACCCAGCTCCGGCTGCTGTGCGAGCGGGTGGAGAAGGTCTGCCTCCGTGACACGGCGGGCAGCTACCTGAAAACCCGGCTGTCCCGGGTGCAGGAACTGCTGGCCGAACTCGACTCGGCCTACTGGCCCAACCAGTACGCCAATCCCGATGCCCGCGACGCGCACTACCGCTTCACCGCCGGCGAGTTGATCGCGCAGGCCGGCCCGCTCGACTACCTCTTCGTCGGCGTGGGCACCGGCGGCACGATCGCCGGACTCTCCCACCGGATCAAGGAAACCTACCCGGGCTGCGTGGTCGTCGCCGTCGACGCCGAAGGCTCGGTGATCTTCGGAGGCCCGCCGAAGAAGCGGCGGATCCCCGGCATCGGCTCCAGCATCGTGCCACCGCTGTGCGGCCAGGCACTGATCGACCACGTCGAGATCGTCCCCGAGACACGCGCCGTCGAGGCCTGCGCCGCCCTGGCCACCACATACGGCCTGTACGCGGGAGGATCCACCGGCAGCACCTACGCCGCCGTCCAGGACTACTTCGCCCAACACCCTCCCGGCCCACACCGACCCCGGGTCGCCTTCATCGCCGCCGACCGCGGCCACGCCTACGCCCAGACCATCCACGACCCCACATGGGCCCGGCAACTACACGCACAAACGCTACAGCCCCCCGGCATCGAAACCCTCGCCGTCAACTGA
- a CDS encoding VOC family protein, whose protein sequence is MTVLASPIPRFHLAVPVDDLDSARRFYGETLGLEQGRSADTWVDWNLHGHQFVTHLAPARAGQIHNPVDGHDVPVPHFGLILSIDAFHRLADRLRAADTDFVIEPYVRFAGETGEQWTMFLLDPAGNALEFKAFADDSRVFAV, encoded by the coding sequence ATGACCGTTCTCGCCTCTCCCATCCCCCGCTTCCACCTCGCCGTCCCGGTCGACGACCTGGACTCCGCGCGCCGCTTCTACGGCGAGACGCTCGGCCTGGAGCAAGGCCGCAGCGCCGACACGTGGGTGGACTGGAACCTGCACGGCCACCAGTTCGTCACGCACCTCGCCCCGGCCCGAGCCGGACAGATACACAACCCGGTCGACGGCCACGACGTCCCCGTACCGCACTTCGGGCTGATCCTGAGCATCGATGCCTTCCACCGGCTCGCCGACCGGCTGCGCGCCGCAGACACCGACTTCGTCATCGAGCCCTACGTGCGCTTCGCAGGCGAAACCGGCGAGCAGTGGACGATGTTCCTGCTCGACCCGGCCGGCAACGCCCTGGAGTTCAAGGCGTTCGCCGACGACTCCCGGGTGTTCGCCGTCTGA
- a CDS encoding GNAT family N-acetyltransferase: MMATTGTFTDAIGGLGDTEWDRLADGRFYSSALWLRLCALDPGAVSGGLHVETPGGGRAAIPVAAVTDEPNPDLRWHDLLAVRGLPAPEPDGLLIGQRRGYLAHLLTGEGTDRTEAAAAVLDAVRALRSPLHEESKIARVAMYLTTEDVRALRAAGVRTAPVALKTDAWIEIPPGGYHAWLESLSAHRARRIRSEIRKFEKAGYEVAHRTLAECWQDVARLLARSLLRYGRTVDVAPVAESFRKQGELAGSRAEVALCSRPGEPPVGFCLYYRWGDTVYLRALGFDHGQLASAAEYFNLTYYMPARLPGVRWLHAGTETAEGKALRGATLRPLWLLDLSEDSPLAGYDEEIREHNRALLARLRDSSPAISGALEYELWEPYC; this comes from the coding sequence ATGATGGCCACGACGGGCACGTTCACCGACGCCATCGGCGGGCTCGGGGACACCGAGTGGGACCGGCTCGCCGACGGCAGGTTCTACTCGTCGGCGCTGTGGCTGCGGCTGTGCGCCCTCGACCCGGGGGCGGTCTCCGGCGGACTGCACGTGGAGACCCCGGGCGGCGGCCGGGCCGCGATCCCCGTGGCGGCGGTCACCGACGAGCCCAACCCGGACCTGCGGTGGCACGACCTGCTTGCCGTGCGCGGCCTGCCGGCGCCCGAGCCGGACGGCCTGCTCATCGGCCAGCGCCGCGGCTACCTGGCACACCTGCTGACCGGCGAGGGAACCGATCGGACCGAGGCCGCCGCCGCGGTGCTCGACGCGGTCCGCGCGCTGCGCTCACCCCTGCACGAGGAATCGAAGATCGCCCGCGTGGCGATGTACCTGACCACCGAGGACGTGCGGGCGCTGCGCGCGGCGGGGGTGCGGACCGCCCCGGTCGCGCTGAAGACCGACGCCTGGATCGAGATCCCGCCCGGCGGCTACCACGCCTGGCTGGAATCGCTGTCGGCGCACCGGGCCCGCCGTATCCGCAGCGAGATACGGAAGTTCGAGAAGGCCGGGTACGAGGTGGCGCACCGGACGCTCGCCGAGTGCTGGCAGGACGTCGCCCGGCTGCTGGCCCGTTCGCTACTGCGCTATGGCAGAACTGTCGATGTGGCGCCGGTGGCCGAGTCCTTCCGCAAGCAGGGTGAACTCGCCGGTTCGCGCGCCGAAGTGGCGCTGTGCTCGCGCCCCGGCGAACCGCCCGTCGGCTTCTGCCTGTACTACCGCTGGGGCGACACCGTGTACCTGCGGGCGCTCGGCTTCGACCACGGCCAACTCGCCTCGGCCGCCGAGTACTTCAATCTCACCTACTACATGCCGGCGCGGCTCCCGGGAGTGCGCTGGCTGCACGCGGGCACCGAGACGGCGGAAGGAAAGGCACTGCGCGGCGCGACGCTCCGGCCGCTGTGGCTGCTGGACCTGTCCGAGGACAGCCCGCTGGCCGGGTACGACGAGGAGATCCGCGAGCACAACCGCGCCCTGCTCGCCCGCCTGCGCGACTCCTCGCCCGCGATCTCCGGCGCCCTGGAGTACGAGCTCTGGGAGCCGTACTGCTGA
- a CDS encoding helix-turn-helix transcriptional regulator: protein MHRAVRLLLAAIALRCELVIPLAVLSGEESELGAVAEPIGQPDGTMLPLVEEATDVGRAAGFGDRLLFTQPRFWRPVPEPLAGPIRTRPAASPYTPASPNTPASPSAPPRAPWPAGLGEIDRMIATLVGDGLNHSRIATSINRAPQTVSYHLRKMFGTLSALSRSELAGTVGQRPWEAP, encoded by the coding sequence GTGCATCGGGCGGTCCGGCTGCTGCTGGCCGCAATCGCCTTACGCTGCGAGCTGGTCATCCCGCTCGCCGTGCTCAGCGGCGAGGAGTCCGAGCTCGGCGCGGTGGCCGAGCCCATCGGGCAGCCCGACGGAACGATGTTGCCGCTGGTGGAGGAGGCCACCGATGTCGGGCGCGCGGCCGGCTTCGGCGACCGGCTGCTCTTCACCCAACCGCGCTTCTGGCGGCCCGTCCCGGAGCCGCTGGCCGGACCGATACGGACGAGGCCCGCGGCGAGTCCGTACACCCCGGCGAGCCCGAACACCCCGGCGAGCCCGTCCGCCCCGCCGCGGGCGCCCTGGCCGGCCGGCCTGGGAGAGATCGACCGGATGATCGCCACCCTGGTCGGCGACGGCCTCAACCACAGCCGGATCGCCACCAGCATCAACCGCGCGCCGCAGACGGTCAGTTATCACCTACGCAAGATGTTCGGAACACTCAGCGCCCTATCGCGCAGCGAACTCGCGGGCACGGTCGGGCAGAGACCATGGGAGGCGCCATGA
- a CDS encoding glutathionylspermidine synthase family protein: MSAERVTAQYNEEFRAPGSDLPTVAQHVKEFPTLLPWHGEYLARPLFVAEREIREFADDLQHLVEIQLSLPDRMFGGDLEAFRSVLGISDGHWEAIRRFGGDVLPPLYGRADMYHDGTSFKLLETNLGSEAGGWALASEISRATMEVAGFAGFARRNRLGYVHPVRAVVEALRRFGAQVAPGREPVVAMLEWRGGLNDYGELALNFQSALRSAGLGILVAEVSDVHERGGALYLGDTKIDVVYRTFVPDQIADEPDGWDLVAPLLRAHRSGGTLLWTPLSSNMFANKACMALISDPARRRDLSEDECRLIDRVLPWTRLINTDTLKTDTDLVDECLERREQLILKVNARGGGVGAVVGWETDDATWRRALENSADEGCVVQQRVIPRPELVVDPVSGETEEWHAAYGMFYTPDGCAGAYAKVVPAGSGSIISIAAHAEARSAAVFHQSELPVGGEVPAEGELPADAAK; this comes from the coding sequence ATGTCGGCGGAGCGGGTAACGGCCCAGTACAACGAGGAGTTCCGCGCGCCGGGCAGTGACTTGCCCACGGTCGCCCAGCACGTCAAAGAATTCCCGACGCTCCTACCTTGGCATGGCGAGTATCTGGCCAGACCCCTCTTCGTCGCTGAGCGCGAGATTCGCGAGTTCGCCGATGACCTGCAGCACCTCGTCGAAATACAACTTTCCTTGCCGGACCGGATGTTCGGCGGCGATCTGGAAGCATTCAGGTCGGTGCTCGGCATCAGCGACGGCCACTGGGAAGCGATACGGCGGTTCGGTGGTGACGTACTGCCACCCCTCTATGGCCGAGCCGATATGTACCACGACGGCACCTCATTCAAGCTCCTCGAAACCAATCTGGGGAGCGAGGCCGGCGGCTGGGCCCTCGCGAGTGAAATTTCCCGGGCGACGATGGAGGTCGCCGGCTTCGCCGGTTTCGCGCGCCGGAACCGGCTCGGATACGTGCATCCCGTTCGCGCCGTGGTGGAGGCGCTGCGCCGCTTCGGCGCCCAAGTGGCACCCGGACGCGAGCCGGTGGTGGCCATGCTGGAATGGCGTGGCGGTCTGAATGACTACGGCGAGCTCGCGCTCAACTTCCAGTCCGCACTGCGCTCGGCGGGCCTCGGCATCCTGGTGGCCGAAGTCTCCGACGTGCACGAACGCGGCGGGGCGCTCTACCTTGGGGACACGAAGATCGACGTGGTCTACCGCACTTTCGTCCCGGACCAGATCGCCGACGAACCCGACGGCTGGGACCTGGTCGCACCCCTGCTGCGTGCGCACCGGTCGGGCGGGACGCTGCTGTGGACCCCGCTCTCCAGCAACATGTTCGCCAATAAGGCCTGTATGGCGCTGATTTCGGACCCGGCGCGGCGGCGCGATCTCAGCGAGGACGAGTGCCGGCTCATCGACCGGGTGTTGCCCTGGACCCGGCTGATCAACACTGACACGCTCAAGACCGACACCGACCTCGTCGACGAATGCCTGGAGCGGCGCGAGCAGTTGATCCTCAAGGTCAATGCGCGCGGCGGCGGAGTCGGCGCCGTGGTGGGCTGGGAAACGGACGACGCCACTTGGCGGCGGGCTCTGGAGAACTCCGCCGACGAAGGATGTGTTGTACAACAGAGAGTGATCCCCCGGCCTGAGCTTGTGGTGGACCCGGTATCCGGGGAAACCGAGGAATGGCATGCGGCCTATGGCATGTTCTACACCCCGGATGGTTGTGCAGGAGCATATGCCAAGGTGGTACCGGCCGGTTCGGGCAGCATCATCTCCATCGCGGCGCATGCCGAGGCGCGCAGCGCAGCCGTCTTCCATCAGAGCGAGCTGCCCGTCGGGGGCGAAGTGCCTGCCGAGGGCGAATTGCCAGCCGATGCAGCGAAGTAA
- a CDS encoding MFS transporter: protein MPDLAGKGRFVTANLIDSLGNGLVLAFTVVFFVKTTSLSLAAVGAALTAGELLVLPVPLFIGRLLEKYGSRTVVAVGNWISMVGFIGFLFSHAAWQIVLWQFVVQLGSTAFWMGNNPLIVLVARGVERPRWFGFVRALRNVGVGFGGAASAVALSVGTAAGLRAVMVINVVTFAVAGWLVITFRGADTSEAAAAGPAQPKAAEPEQGAGKTTGRPSGGYRTVLKDTRYLRLVATNISFVFASRVIRVLLAVYAADNLDAGSWIVGVLLVLNTAMVALLQTLASRWIEARRPVTVLVLALLFNAAAFVVFGALLVLPGWAVIAGLLVAMVLYTVAEILSSPPTSELSVVMAPEHLRGRYLGVYQLSWSVGGALAPALLTALSEGGAALPWVFLTAISVLAVPLVIGLDRRPAATSEAASAGDVALSASGGSPDGG from the coding sequence CTGCCGGACCTTGCGGGGAAAGGCAGATTCGTCACGGCCAATCTGATCGACAGCCTGGGAAACGGGCTGGTGCTGGCGTTCACCGTTGTCTTCTTCGTGAAGACGACGTCGCTGTCACTGGCCGCCGTCGGCGCCGCGCTGACCGCCGGCGAGCTGCTCGTCCTGCCCGTTCCGCTCTTTATCGGGCGCCTGTTGGAAAAATATGGTTCGCGCACTGTGGTCGCTGTGGGCAACTGGATTTCGATGGTCGGATTCATCGGTTTCCTGTTCTCGCACGCGGCCTGGCAGATTGTGCTGTGGCAGTTCGTGGTGCAACTGGGTTCCACCGCCTTCTGGATGGGCAACAATCCGCTCATCGTGCTGGTCGCCCGGGGTGTCGAGCGGCCCCGCTGGTTCGGCTTCGTCCGGGCCCTGCGCAATGTCGGCGTCGGTTTCGGCGGCGCCGCGTCCGCGGTGGCCCTGAGTGTCGGAACCGCCGCCGGGCTGCGGGCGGTCATGGTGATCAACGTGGTCACCTTCGCCGTCGCAGGCTGGCTCGTGATCACTTTCCGGGGCGCGGACACGAGCGAGGCGGCCGCCGCCGGGCCCGCGCAGCCGAAGGCAGCCGAGCCGGAGCAGGGGGCGGGCAAAACCACCGGACGACCCTCGGGCGGCTATCGCACCGTGCTGAAGGACACCCGGTATCTGCGGCTGGTCGCGACGAACATCTCCTTCGTATTCGCCTCCAGGGTGATCAGGGTGCTGCTCGCCGTCTACGCGGCGGACAACCTCGATGCCGGCTCGTGGATCGTCGGCGTGCTCCTCGTGCTGAACACGGCCATGGTCGCGCTGCTCCAGACGCTCGCCAGCCGGTGGATCGAGGCCCGCAGACCGGTGACGGTGCTGGTGCTGGCCCTGCTGTTCAACGCGGCGGCGTTCGTCGTCTTCGGCGCGCTGCTCGTGCTGCCCGGCTGGGCGGTGATCGCCGGGCTGCTGGTCGCGATGGTGCTCTACACCGTGGCCGAGATCCTCAGCTCGCCGCCGACCAGCGAACTGAGCGTGGTGATGGCGCCCGAGCATCTGCGGGGCCGGTATCTGGGCGTCTACCAGCTTTCCTGGTCGGTCGGCGGTGCCCTCGCCCCGGCACTGCTCACAGCGCTGTCGGAGGGCGGTGCTGCCCTGCCCTGGGTGTTCCTCACCGCGATCAGCGTACTGGCCGTACCGCTCGTGATCGGGCTCGACCGGCGGCCCGCGGCCACGAGCGAGGCCGCGTCGGCTGGGGACGTCGCCCTCTCGGCATCCGGCGGCTCTCCAGATGGCGGATGA
- a CDS encoding PadR family transcriptional regulator, whose amino-acid sequence MPRQRDRVGWAEPALLILASLADGPKHGYAITKDVEEQTSIRLGPGTLYAAIARLEESGLVAPLDEDERRRPYRITAEGQTVLDDRLRAMARFARTGLTRLGVANA is encoded by the coding sequence ATGCCGCGTCAACGGGACCGCGTCGGATGGGCCGAACCCGCGTTGCTGATCCTGGCCAGCCTGGCCGACGGCCCCAAGCACGGCTACGCGATCACCAAGGATGTCGAGGAGCAGACGTCCATCAGGCTGGGGCCGGGCACGTTGTATGCCGCCATCGCGCGGCTGGAGGAGAGCGGCCTGGTCGCGCCGCTGGACGAGGACGAGCGTCGGCGGCCCTACCGCATCACCGCGGAAGGCCAGACCGTGCTCGACGACAGGCTCCGGGCGATGGCTCGCTTCGCACGCACCGGGTTGACCCGACTGGGGGTGGCAAACGCGTGA
- the rpsN gene encoding 30S ribosomal protein S14, whose amino-acid sequence MAKKSKIAKNEQRRLVVTRYAARRAALKAIIAFPGSSDEDHAAAQRELRRQPRDASATRLRNRDCVDGRPRGHLRAFGLSRIRVREMAHAGELPGVTKSSW is encoded by the coding sequence ATGGCGAAGAAGAGCAAGATCGCGAAGAATGAGCAGCGGCGCCTCGTCGTGACCCGCTACGCCGCGCGCCGCGCCGCACTGAAGGCGATCATCGCGTTCCCCGGAAGCTCCGACGAGGACCACGCCGCCGCCCAGCGGGAACTGCGCCGACAGCCCCGCGACGCCAGCGCCACCCGCCTGCGCAACCGCGACTGCGTGGACGGCCGCCCCCGAGGCCACCTGCGCGCCTTCGGCCTGTCCCGCATCCGCGTACGCGAGATGGCCCACGCGGGCGAGCTCCCCGGCGTGACCAAGAGCAGTTGGTGA
- the rpmB gene encoding 50S ribosomal protein L28: MSAHCQLTGRQPGFGHRISRSHRRSKRRFDPNIQHKRFWLPSESRHVRLTLSAKGIKTVDTIGIEAAVARIRARGGKI, from the coding sequence ATGTCCGCCCACTGCCAACTCACCGGCCGGCAACCCGGCTTCGGGCACCGCATCTCCCGCTCGCACCGGCGCAGCAAGCGCCGCTTCGACCCCAACATCCAGCACAAGCGCTTCTGGCTGCCGAGCGAAAGCCGCCACGTCCGGCTCACCCTCTCGGCCAAGGGCATCAAGACCGTCGACACGATCGGCATCGAGGCCGCGGTGGCCCGCATCCGCGCCCGGGGAGGGAAGATCTGA
- the rpmG gene encoding 50S ribosomal protein L33 has product MARNELRPIIKLRSTAGTGYTYVTRKNRRNNPDRLTLRKYDPLAGRHVDFREER; this is encoded by the coding sequence ATGGCCCGTAACGAACTGCGCCCGATCATCAAGCTGAGGTCCACCGCCGGTACCGGCTACACCTACGTGACCCGCAAGAACCGCCGTAACAACCCAGACCGGCTCACCCTGCGCAAGTACGACCCGCTCGCCGGCCGCCACGTCGACTTCCGTGAGGAGCGCTGA
- the rpmE gene encoding 50S ribosomal protein L31, producing MKPGIHPEYRPVVFRDRAADHAFPFYTGTQRVLDTAGRVERFERRYGRGGSKP from the coding sequence GTGAAGCCCGGAATCCACCCCGAGTACCGCCCGGTCGTCTTCCGTGACCGGGCCGCCGACCACGCCTTCCCCTTCTACACCGGCACCCAGCGGGTCCTGGACACCGCGGGGCGGGTCGAGCGTTTCGAGCGGCGCTACGGTCGCGGAGGGAGCAAGCCGTGA
- a CDS encoding CobW family GTP-binding protein: protein MNRDEARLPVAIVGGLHADARRAAVADILRTVPGSVALHHDLTSAADRSVHRTVRDADGLLGSGDAPLVNDCACCALREDLVPELLRLAAEGRYRLAVVELWDSVEPQAMAAVIAAAGAPLALTGVATAVDPALVLPYLSNGDDLADAGLAAASTDQRTVADTFARQLEYPTVIALGDADSCDEVADDTDHTLLAQLTPGARKVRVESDGALGAALSAGFDVAAAAARVHPACALLPQECDEHGVSTFVWRRERPFHPQRLYAALEDLTCAAARSRGRFWLADRPDTLLSWDAAGGALCVESAGPWLAALPDAAWEMMPAERRIAASVDWHPEHGDRCQYLAFISPGLDRDGLSALLDSCLLTDGEYAAGRDRWKQLPHAFDDLLDPVT, encoded by the coding sequence GTGAACCGGGACGAGGCGCGGCTGCCGGTCGCGATCGTCGGCGGGTTGCACGCCGACGCCCGCCGGGCCGCCGTGGCGGACATCCTGCGTACGGTCCCCGGCTCGGTCGCGCTGCACCACGACCTGACGTCCGCCGCCGACAGGTCGGTGCACCGCACGGTGCGCGACGCCGACGGACTGCTGGGCAGCGGCGACGCACCCCTGGTGAACGACTGCGCCTGCTGCGCGTTGCGCGAGGACCTCGTCCCCGAACTGCTGCGGCTCGCAGCGGAGGGAAGGTACCGGCTGGCCGTCGTGGAACTGTGGGACTCCGTCGAGCCGCAGGCCATGGCCGCGGTCATCGCCGCCGCGGGCGCACCGCTGGCCCTGACCGGGGTCGCCACCGCGGTCGACCCGGCACTCGTCCTGCCGTACCTGTCCAACGGCGACGACCTGGCCGACGCCGGCCTCGCCGCCGCGTCGACCGACCAGCGCACGGTCGCCGACACCTTCGCCCGGCAGCTGGAGTACCCCACGGTGATTGCCCTCGGCGACGCCGATTCTTGCGACGAGGTCGCCGACGACACCGACCACACACTGCTCGCCCAGCTCACACCAGGAGCGCGAAAGGTGCGTGTGGAGAGCGACGGCGCCCTGGGGGCAGCGCTGTCGGCGGGCTTCGACGTGGCAGCGGCCGCCGCCCGTGTGCATCCTGCGTGCGCGCTGCTGCCGCAGGAGTGCGACGAGCACGGCGTGAGCACCTTCGTCTGGCGGCGCGAACGCCCCTTCCACCCGCAGCGCCTGTACGCGGCGCTTGAGGACCTCACCTGCGCCGCGGCCCGCAGCCGTGGGCGGTTCTGGCTGGCGGACCGCCCCGACACACTGCTGTCCTGGGACGCCGCCGGCGGGGCGCTGTGTGTGGAGTCGGCCGGGCCCTGGCTGGCCGCACTGCCCGACGCCGCCTGGGAGATGATGCCCGCCGAGCGCCGTATCGCCGCCTCCGTGGACTGGCACCCCGAACACGGCGACCGCTGCCAGTACCTCGCCTTCATCTCACCCGGCCTGGATCGCGACGGCCTGTCGGCCCTGCTCGACTCCTGCCTGCTCACCGACGGCGAGTACGCGGCGGGCAGGGACCGCTGGAAGCAACTCCCACACGCATTCGACGACTTGCTCGACCCCGTGACCTGA
- the rpsR gene encoding 30S ribosomal protein S18, translating to MTRRTSTRRQTAKRQRTNPLDTAGITYIDYKDTDLLRKFISDRGKIRSRRVTHVTRQQQRQIAQAVKNAREMALLPYSSR from the coding sequence ATGACCCGACGCACAAGCACCCGGCGGCAGACCGCCAAGCGCCAGCGCACCAACCCCCTGGACACCGCCGGCATCACCTACATCGACTACAAGGACACCGACTTGCTGCGGAAGTTCATCTCCGACCGCGGAAAGATCCGCAGCCGTCGCGTGACCCACGTGACGCGCCAGCAGCAGCGGCAGATAGCACAGGCCGTCAAGAACGCACGCGAGATGGCGCTCCTGCCCTACAGCTCCCGATAG